The following coding sequences are from one Bacteroidales bacterium window:
- the rsfS gene encoding ribosome silencing factor, giving the protein MPRKRKQTEDERLANIIAEEMAEKKGRNVVCIDFSNLHNTFFSHFVICHGTSRVQAEAIADAVEAKVRKEMGQKPSHREGFQNAEWILLDYVDVVAHIFQDKTRQFFKLEELWADAKLNYIESEK; this is encoded by the coding sequence ATGCCAAGAAAGAGAAAACAAACGGAAGATGAGCGTCTTGCCAATATCATAGCTGAAGAAATGGCCGAAAAAAAAGGCAGAAATGTGGTATGCATTGACTTCTCGAACCTGCATAATACTTTCTTTTCGCATTTCGTTATTTGCCACGGTACATCTCGTGTGCAGGCCGAAGCTATTGCCGATGCCGTGGAAGCAAAAGTGCGGAAAGAAATGGGACAGAAACCTTCACACCGCGAGGGTTTTCAAAATGCCGAGTGGATATTGCTCGATTATGTGGATGTGGTGGCTCACATTTTTCAGGATAAAACCAGGCAGTTCTTTAAACTCGAAGAATTATGGGCAGACGCAAAGTTGAATTATATTGAATCGGAAAAATAA